Proteins encoded by one window of Lathyrus oleraceus cultivar Zhongwan6 chromosome 1, CAAS_Psat_ZW6_1.0, whole genome shotgun sequence:
- the LOC127076067 gene encoding uncharacterized protein LOC127076067 isoform X2 has product MALKFLNKKGWHTGSLRNIENVWKAEQKHNAEEKKLDELRKQIQEERERSEFRQLQEKAGLVPHQERLEFLYDSGLSVGKTSEGFKALETVPKSDATDAPSSSSASKDAGVPGALFEDKPQSANDAWRKLHSDPLLMIRQREQEALAKIKNNPVKMAMIRKSVEGKEDKKKDRSKKEKKKHRSKSKHKTQSDSEDDIAERRKRRASDEDFEKKRHKAQSDSENESSEGERRRRRVHYEDKKYKERSPSHHRSQSEVKDYKDADNRRKNHYEDRKYREGSPSHHRSQRKVNDYKEDADDRRKNHYEDRKYRERSPSHHQSQSKVKDYKEDADDRNDNRNDNMSKSGRYAPEGQSDFDVSKRGNGSFREPSSTRSSATSLERQSRYKRRNVAPKLSEEERAAKLRQMELAAELHEGERWKRIKKAEETDAKEAIQNTSSVGKNFLDNAQKSIYGAAEGGSSSIAESVRRRTHYSQGKSGGEGNAFRR; this is encoded by the exons ATGGCGTTGAAGTTTTTGAACAAGAAAGGATGGCACACGGGAAGTCTCAGGAACATAGAAAACGTTTGGAAAGCAGAGCAGAAGCATAACGCTGAGGAGAAGAAACTCGATGAACTTCGTAAGCAGATTCAAGAGGAACGTGAACGTAGCGAGTTTCGTCAGCTTCAGGAAAAAGCTGGTCTCGTCCC TCACCAGGAGAGGTTGGAGTTTTTGTATGATTCGGGATTGTCCGTTGGTAAGACTTCTGAAGGTTTCAAAGCCCTTGAAACTGTACCCAAATCCGATGCAACAGAtgcaccttcttcttcttctgctTCTAAG GATGCAGGTGTTCCTGGAGCTTTATTTGAGGACAAGCCTCAGTCTGCTAATGATGCTTGGAGAAAGCTCCATTCTGATCCCTTGCTGATGATTCGCCAGCGCGAACAGGAAGCACTTGCAAAGATTAAAAACAACCCTGTCAAGATGGCCATGATTAGAAAATCA GTTGAAGGAAAGGAAGACAAGAAGAAAGACCGCAgtaagaaagaaaaaaagaagcATCGATCCAAATCAAAGCATAAAACACAGTCTGATTCAGAAGATGACATAGCTGAAAGGAGAAAAAGAAGGGCCAGTGATGAAGACTTTGAAAAGAAACGTCACAAGGCTCAATCAGATTCAGAGAATGAATCAAGTGAAGGAGAAAGGAGGAGAAGGAGGGTTCACTATGAAGACAAAAAATACAAAGAAAGATCACCTAGTCACCACAGGAGTCAAAGCGAAGTCAAAGACTATAAAGATGCTGATAACAGAAGGAAGAATCATTATGAAGACAGAAAATACAGAGAAGGATCACCCAGTCACCACCGGAGTCAAAGAAAAGTCAATGACTATAAAGAAGATGCTGATGACAGAAGGAAGAATCACTATGAAGACAGGAAATACAGAGAAAGATCACCCAGTCACCACCAGAGTCAAAGCAAAGTCAAAGACTATAAAGAAGACGCTGATGACAGAAACGATAACAGAAACGATAACATGTCAAAGTCAGGAAGATATGCTCCAGAAGGTCAGTCCGATTTTGATGTTTCTAAAAGGGGGAATGGGAGCTTTCGAGAACCAAGCTCTACTAGATCTTCTGCTACTTCGCTTGAGCGACAGTCACGCTATAAGCGGAGAAATGTGGCTCCTAAGCTTTCAGAAGAAGAGAGGGCTGCTAAACTTAGGCAGATGGAACTTGCTGCTGAGTTGCATGAAGGGGAGAGATGGAAACGGATAAAGAAGGCTGAGGAGACTGATGCAAAGGAAGCAATCCAGAACACTAGTTCTGTTGGAAAGAATTTCTTGGATAATGCTCAAAAAAGTATATATGGTGCTGCAGAAGGGGGGAGCTCATCAATAGCTGAGAGTGTTCGACGGCGGACACATTATTCCCAAGGGAAATCTGGAGGTGAAGGCAATGCATTTAGGCGGTAA
- the LOC127076067 gene encoding uncharacterized protein LOC127076067 isoform X1 yields MALKFLNKKGWHTGSLRNIENVWKAEQKHNAEEKKLDELRKQIQEERERSEFRQLQEKAGLVPHQERLEFLYDSGLSVGKTSEGFKALETVPKSDATDAPSSSSASKQDAGVPGALFEDKPQSANDAWRKLHSDPLLMIRQREQEALAKIKNNPVKMAMIRKSVEGKEDKKKDRSKKEKKKHRSKSKHKTQSDSEDDIAERRKRRASDEDFEKKRHKAQSDSENESSEGERRRRRVHYEDKKYKERSPSHHRSQSEVKDYKDADNRRKNHYEDRKYREGSPSHHRSQRKVNDYKEDADDRRKNHYEDRKYRERSPSHHQSQSKVKDYKEDADDRNDNRNDNMSKSGRYAPEGQSDFDVSKRGNGSFREPSSTRSSATSLERQSRYKRRNVAPKLSEEERAAKLRQMELAAELHEGERWKRIKKAEETDAKEAIQNTSSVGKNFLDNAQKSIYGAAEGGSSSIAESVRRRTHYSQGKSGGEGNAFRR; encoded by the exons ATGGCGTTGAAGTTTTTGAACAAGAAAGGATGGCACACGGGAAGTCTCAGGAACATAGAAAACGTTTGGAAAGCAGAGCAGAAGCATAACGCTGAGGAGAAGAAACTCGATGAACTTCGTAAGCAGATTCAAGAGGAACGTGAACGTAGCGAGTTTCGTCAGCTTCAGGAAAAAGCTGGTCTCGTCCC TCACCAGGAGAGGTTGGAGTTTTTGTATGATTCGGGATTGTCCGTTGGTAAGACTTCTGAAGGTTTCAAAGCCCTTGAAACTGTACCCAAATCCGATGCAACAGAtgcaccttcttcttcttctgctTCTAAG CAGGATGCAGGTGTTCCTGGAGCTTTATTTGAGGACAAGCCTCAGTCTGCTAATGATGCTTGGAGAAAGCTCCATTCTGATCCCTTGCTGATGATTCGCCAGCGCGAACAGGAAGCACTTGCAAAGATTAAAAACAACCCTGTCAAGATGGCCATGATTAGAAAATCA GTTGAAGGAAAGGAAGACAAGAAGAAAGACCGCAgtaagaaagaaaaaaagaagcATCGATCCAAATCAAAGCATAAAACACAGTCTGATTCAGAAGATGACATAGCTGAAAGGAGAAAAAGAAGGGCCAGTGATGAAGACTTTGAAAAGAAACGTCACAAGGCTCAATCAGATTCAGAGAATGAATCAAGTGAAGGAGAAAGGAGGAGAAGGAGGGTTCACTATGAAGACAAAAAATACAAAGAAAGATCACCTAGTCACCACAGGAGTCAAAGCGAAGTCAAAGACTATAAAGATGCTGATAACAGAAGGAAGAATCATTATGAAGACAGAAAATACAGAGAAGGATCACCCAGTCACCACCGGAGTCAAAGAAAAGTCAATGACTATAAAGAAGATGCTGATGACAGAAGGAAGAATCACTATGAAGACAGGAAATACAGAGAAAGATCACCCAGTCACCACCAGAGTCAAAGCAAAGTCAAAGACTATAAAGAAGACGCTGATGACAGAAACGATAACAGAAACGATAACATGTCAAAGTCAGGAAGATATGCTCCAGAAGGTCAGTCCGATTTTGATGTTTCTAAAAGGGGGAATGGGAGCTTTCGAGAACCAAGCTCTACTAGATCTTCTGCTACTTCGCTTGAGCGACAGTCACGCTATAAGCGGAGAAATGTGGCTCCTAAGCTTTCAGAAGAAGAGAGGGCTGCTAAACTTAGGCAGATGGAACTTGCTGCTGAGTTGCATGAAGGGGAGAGATGGAAACGGATAAAGAAGGCTGAGGAGACTGATGCAAAGGAAGCAATCCAGAACACTAGTTCTGTTGGAAAGAATTTCTTGGATAATGCTCAAAAAAGTATATATGGTGCTGCAGAAGGGGGGAGCTCATCAATAGCTGAGAGTGTTCGACGGCGGACACATTATTCCCAAGGGAAATCTGGAGGTGAAGGCAATGCATTTAGGCGGTAA